The stretch of DNA ACTTTCACCATCGGGTTGAAgagtatgaaaacaaataagagTATGACAGATTACATGAGAGTATGGTAGATCACTTTTTCCCTCATTAAGAATACCTGAGCACTTCACTCGAAAATGCTCAAGGAGAGATATTAGGAAGTTACAAAGATGTCCCTAGACTATTGCagacaatttatttatttccatTCAATTCTGTCTAAAAGTTTCCGTTAACCAAATCACATATactagtatttttaaaataaatatcttatttAATATATCCGATAAACGAAAATAGGAGCTATAATGATGCATTAGGGAAGTGAATAGATGTAGACTGGTTAGGCTAATTTTTTGTCTAATAATACCCTATCGGGTATAGGGTACTATTCGGTCGGTTTTTCGAACCGCGAGTCCTTAGAAGCAAGATCCAATAAGGTAAACTGGCTATACTTGAACCCGACTCAAACCGTGTTTTTCGGGTGAATTCTGGTTTGAGTTTTCGAATCCGGGTAAAGTGCTCAAGGCTACATCAAGTATTGTAATTACGAAGTGGATACAGATGTTAATTTGGGCAAAATCGAACGGCTCATTGATACTTTCATATTTTGGATATCCACTTTGTTTAAAGATCAATTTCGAAAGAAGAGCAAGCAAAGCAAGAAACCCCCTTCCTCCCTCTAACTTCTTTCTCTTTAATAAATCGTCATCATTCACATGACGCAATATGCACAcatcttttctctctctctcttctcgcGGCCGCCATCTATGCATAAACACAACACAATGCATGATTGTTGTGTCAGGAGAGAGATAAAGACCCTTCTCTCTCTAACTTTTGGGGATCTATATAGAAGACAGTGTCTCCCTTTGTTCTCTTTGTCCCTCTACCTTCTATACACAgtagcttctctctctctttcggtTAACTCTGCATCTCAACACTCCTTCCCAAAAGGTAtaccttttctctctctctctttgagcATCTTCTAGAAGAATTACCTGAGTTATCTCaccaaaagttttttttttttggtaaactaaatCTCACCAAAAGTTATATATGTACCACAAGATgggttcttctctatatgcTTTGGTTTCTCTTTAGTTGCTCTGTTCAGTTTTCTTGCTTTGTTTCGGCTTCTTTATTCTGTTCTGCTTGGTTGctcttcttctgtttctctTGCGGGCATACGTTAAATCCAGAAACCATGTAGTAACGTCACACGTACAAGCAACGTGAGACAAACCCATTataacctttttatttattttttccttcagtgatggaaagtttttttttttttagtgatGGAAAGTTTTAATCTTTTACTATCTTTTTCTTTGATCGAGAGGCgactgaaagaaaaaaaatatttgattttctcTGCTCTTTAACAATTATTTCCCTCGcgtttgatttctttttattaaaaggGTTTTCTATTAAAATGCATGTACTTACAAAGCCATGACTTTTACAAGTCATTAGGTTTGGTACAGAAAAATGAGAGCTAGAGTTTTAAGATCACACACTTTAGTTAGacttaagaaaacaaaataagacCAAAGAAAGTAGAGCAAGAGAATCTCAAACCGAACTAGttgctttgttttcttttcacaATTTGTATTCATACAATCACTATCTTTGTTTTGTTgcttactctgtttttttctagCTTAGTTGTGTCTCAATAATAATCATTACTTTCTGTCAATACAAATAAATGCAGAGAggttaaaacatttataattacTGCATATCATGATTACTTgtttttatctattttcttCCATTTCCCTTTTCTTTAGCTTTATCTTTTTTATCCTCCACACGAATTTATAATCATGTTCTTCTCTCTTTGATCATTGATTtcttaaaaagaagaaaaaacttatttttaggAGGAAAACGAAATAAATGCGACAACAATTTTCTCTAATGTAATTCACACCCGACGTGTGAAGCTGCACAACCCATGTGTGATGTAATGATTTAACATGAACAATAATCATAACACAAGCTAgctttgttattattattatttctctcttttgtctttttatttttgtcaataACTTTTTTCTGTTTATTGAAGAAAGAAAGCAATCAATGGAGAGGCTAAACTCGAAGCTGTATGTGGAGAACTGTTACATAATGAAAGAGAATGAGAGGCTGAGGAAGAAAGCTGAGCTTCTGAACCAAGAAAATCAACAGCTTCTGGTTCAACTCAAACAGAAACTCTCCAAGACTAACAAGAACCCTAATGGATCAAACAATGACAACAATATCTCTTCATCAAGCTCTGCTTCTGGACAATCCTGAATTATAATTAAGAAGTGTTAGAGAAAAGTTCTGGAATTGGAAGAACAAATTAGACTCAACCGTATGGACTTTTTCTTTGGTTATTTGGTGTTAATTTAGGGAAGATAGTAGTAGTATCCAGTATTTTGTTAATGAAAGGAGATTCTCTTCTATTACAAGAAGACAGTGTCTCTGTGTTTGGCTTCTCAGTcatattttactttgtttttattttcgaTGTTAATTAAAGATCTTTCTTTGCTTTCTTGTGTGGGGCTTGGGTTTTAGGATATGGTTGATTCTTGGACTAACATTGTACCTCTGCTCTACttatcaaatattttgtcaAGTCCATATCTGTCAATTAATTTCTCAAATGTATTCAGTttcttataagaaaaaataaaacaaatgtcctcttatatattgatatattatCTCAAGTTAATCATATCATAAGCCCATGCAGAATATTTAATCACTCTGTTCATAGTAATTTACTAAGTCCTTAGAAATTATACTGgtgcaataattaaaaaaaaaaactgatttttacTTTTATCTTGTTGTAACTTTTTAGTAATTAAAaggatatttttaataatataaaggTCGAGTGTCGACTATAGTGTGGTGTAGCAACTCAAGTCACGAGATGAAAAGTTGTATCCCATAACACCCTTAATTGAAATGATTTAATAATTAGGCCATGCGCATCTGaacaatataattattatatgcatggttcaaaattcaaaaaaagatTCATGATATTAGATACGTTTTCCATGATATAAGTTGTCACGTATCTGGAGGTATATCATTTATCTTCAACAATAATACTGGATACAAATTCagataaattttcatattatatagGCTTTTTGCTCCTCAAACAAGCTGAGTCATATATACCATCTTTAatgtgttttgttatttttatctCCAAAATATGGAAATTCTATAATAGAAATAAGATAtagcatattttaaaataatagtttataaatagagtaaaaagttaaaaatgctattttatctaaaataatattaaaggTAAAATAATAATGAGTTCGAGATGTTTATAATTACGTATTTACGATAATCGTAGATGGTTTCCCCCAAAATTTCTGAATCCTTTTAGttattgtatataataaaaatataatttactttttaactttttttttgtttttgtcaaagTTAACTTTTTAACTTTAAACACAAATCAGTGGGATTCCAGCGGCTCTGTGCAGAGAGTGAGACAGAAGGCTTTTCATTCGGATTCTATGTGA from Raphanus sativus cultivar WK10039 unplaced genomic scaffold, ASM80110v3 Scaffold2034, whole genome shotgun sequence encodes:
- the LOC130505137 gene encoding uncharacterized protein LOC130505137; amino-acid sequence: MTQYAHIFSLSLFSRPPSMHKHNTMHDCCVRREIKTLLSLTFGDLYRRQCLPLFSLSLYLLYTVASLSLSVNSASQHSFPKERKQSMERLNSKLYVENCYIMKENERLRKKAELLNQENQQLLVQLKQKLSKTNKNPNGSNNDNNISSSSSASGQS